From Hemibagrus wyckioides isolate EC202008001 linkage group LG11, SWU_Hwy_1.0, whole genome shotgun sequence:
TCCTTAAAAGGGTTTTCTGAGGCTGGGATGCCCATGAGTAGAGGGTCGTACTTGGCGTGCTCGCTGCAGTAATGCATAAGGTCTGCAGAGGCTTTAGAAACCTACGAGAGAGAAAATGCAGGAATGACAAGTGGAATaaacataataacaacaaaatgaaaaaacagaACAACTTATTGAGCAGAAATTAGATTGCTGTggttttttaaacactttctcAATAATGTTAAAATTCAAAAACTGAGATTTGCGTCTCTTACTGTCAGTATGACCTACAttcatttccttcatttttttttttactatgcaGTATCTATAAAATATACAACAGATTAGGATCTGTAGACCTTTTACCTTTATTCTCTCGATGTTTGCCTCTATCCGTAGCTGCTGTACAATTCTTCTCGCCTGCGCTATGTTATTCGAGCTCTGCATCTTTGATGACATTCTTCTTGATGGTGATCTTCACAGACCTgcagatataaataaattcacagcTCAAATCTGATGCATGTATTTCAAAACT
This genomic window contains:
- the gng12b gene encoding guanine nucleotide-binding protein G(I)/G(S)/G(O) subunit gamma-12 produces the protein MSSKMQSSNNIAQARRIVQQLRIEANIERIKVSKASADLMHYCSEHAKYDPLLMGIPASENPFKDKKPCTIL